One genomic segment of Pseudoalteromonas sp. GCY includes these proteins:
- the rplQ gene encoding 50S ribosomal protein L17 encodes MRHRKSGRQLNRNSSHRKAMFSNMAGSLVKHEIIKTTLPKAKELRRVIEPLITLAKTDSVANRRLAFARTRDKEVVGKLFTEIGPRFADRPGGYTRILKCGFRAGDNAPMAYIELLDRPATEEVQEDAQSAE; translated from the coding sequence ATGCGCCATCGTAAGAGTGGTCGTCAATTAAACCGTAACAGCAGCCATCGCAAAGCGATGTTTAGCAACATGGCTGGTTCTTTGGTGAAGCACGAAATCATCAAAACTACTTTGCCTAAAGCAAAAGAGCTGCGCCGTGTAATTGAACCTTTAATCACACTGGCTAAGACTGACAGCGTAGCAAACCGTCGTTTAGCGTTTGCTCGCACGCGTGATAAAGAAGTAGTTGGTAAATTGTTCACTGAGATCGGTCCTCGTTTCGCGGATCGTCCAGGTGGTTACACTCGTATTCTTAAGTGTGGCTTCCGTGCAGGTGACAACGCGCCAATGGCTTACATTGAACTACTAGATCGCCCAGCGACTGAAGAAGTTCAAGAAGACGCGCAGTCTGCAGAGTAA
- a CDS encoding DNA-directed RNA polymerase subunit alpha — protein sequence MQGSVTEFLKPRLVDIDAVSSTRSKVVLEPLERGFGHTLGNALRRILLSSMPGCAVTEVEIDGVLHEYSAKEGVQEDIIEILLNLKGLAVSLEGKDEVFLTLTKSGVGPVTAADIQHDGDVTIANPEHVICHLTADNSEISMRIRVERGRGYVPASSRLSSDDDERPIGRLLLDASFSPVERIAYSVESARVEQRTDLDKLIIDMETNGTLDPEEAIRRASTILAEQLDAFVDLRDVSEPEEKEEKPEFDPILLRPVDDLELTVRSANCLKAEQIQYIGDLVQRTEVELLKTPNLGKKSLTEIKDVLASRGLSLGMRLENWPPASLAE from the coding sequence ATGCAGGGTTCTGTAACCGAATTCCTAAAACCAAGATTAGTCGATATCGACGCTGTAAGCTCAACGCGTTCTAAAGTAGTTTTAGAGCCTCTAGAGCGTGGTTTTGGCCACACACTAGGTAATGCTCTACGTCGTATACTTCTTTCATCTATGCCTGGTTGTGCTGTGACAGAAGTTGAAATTGACGGCGTATTGCACGAGTACAGCGCGAAAGAAGGCGTACAAGAAGACATCATTGAAATTCTGTTAAACCTTAAAGGTCTAGCGGTATCTCTAGAAGGTAAAGATGAAGTTTTCCTTACCCTGACTAAGTCTGGTGTAGGCCCTGTGACTGCGGCTGATATCCAGCACGACGGAGATGTGACTATCGCCAACCCTGAGCATGTCATTTGTCACTTAACTGCTGACAATAGCGAAATCAGCATGCGCATTCGTGTTGAGCGTGGTCGCGGTTATGTACCGGCGTCTAGTCGTTTATCCTCTGATGACGATGAGCGCCCAATCGGCCGTTTGTTGCTAGATGCATCATTCAGCCCGGTTGAGCGTATTGCGTACTCGGTTGAGTCAGCTCGTGTTGAGCAGCGTACAGACTTAGATAAACTAATCATCGATATGGAAACGAACGGCACTTTAGATCCTGAAGAAGCGATCCGCCGTGCGTCAACTATCCTTGCTGAGCAGTTAGATGCATTCGTAGACCTACGTGATGTTTCTGAGCCAGAAGAGAAAGAAGAGAAGCCGGAGTTCGATCCGATTCTACTTCGTCCAGTTGATGACTTAGAACTAACTGTACGTTCTGCAAACTGTCTGAAAGCCGAGCAAATTCAATATATCGGTGACTTAGTACAGCGTACTGAAGTTGAGCTTCTGAAAACACCAAACCTTGGTAAGAAGTCTCTAACTGAAATTAAAGACGTGCTAGCTTCACGTGGTCTATCTCTAGGTATGCGCCTAGAAAACTGGCCGCCTGCAAGTCTAGCTGAGTAA
- the rpsD gene encoding 30S ribosomal protein S4 — MARYLGPKLKLSRREGTDLFLKSGVRAIDSKCKLETAPGQHGARKGRLSDYGLQLREKQKVRRIYGVLEKQFRNYYKEAARLKGNTGENLLQLLEQRLDNVVYRMGFASTRAEARQLVSHKAVMVNGRVVNIPSFVVTPEDVVVIREKSKKQARIIAALELAEQREKPTWIEVDGKKMEGTFKRLPERSDLSADINEQLIVELYSK; from the coding sequence ATGGCAAGATATTTGGGCCCTAAGCTCAAGCTGAGTCGTCGTGAAGGTACTGACCTGTTCCTTAAAAGCGGCGTAAGAGCAATTGACTCTAAGTGTAAACTAGAAACAGCACCTGGTCAGCACGGCGCACGTAAAGGTCGTCTATCTGATTACGGTTTACAGCTACGTGAAAAGCAAAAAGTTCGTCGTATCTACGGTGTACTAGAAAAGCAATTCCGTAACTACTACAAAGAAGCTGCTCGCCTTAAAGGTAACACAGGTGAAAACTTGTTACAGCTTCTAGAGCAACGTCTAGACAATGTTGTATATCGCATGGGTTTTGCAAGCACACGTGCTGAAGCACGTCAGCTAGTAAGCCACAAAGCGGTTATGGTTAATGGTCGTGTTGTTAATATCCCTTCTTTCGTAGTTACTCCTGAAGATGTAGTAGTAATTCGCGAGAAGTCTAAAAAGCAAGCGCGTATCATCGCTGCTCTAGAGTTGGCTGAGCAACGTGAAAAGCCAACTTGGATTGAAGTTGACGGTAAGAAAATGGAAGGCACTTTCAAGCGTCTACCAGAGCGTTCTGATCTGTCTGCGGACATTAACGAACAACTAATCGTCGAACTTTACTCGAAGTAA
- the rpsK gene encoding 30S ribosomal protein S11 has protein sequence MAKAPIRRKKVKKQVVDGMAHVHASFNNTIVTITDRQGNALSWATAGGSGFRGSRKSTPFAAQVAAERAGVAAQEYGLKNLEVFIKGPGPGRESAVRALNAAGYRITNITDVTPIPHNGCRPPKKRRV, from the coding sequence ATGGCAAAAGCACCAATTCGTCGTAAAAAGGTCAAAAAGCAGGTTGTTGACGGCATGGCTCACGTTCATGCATCTTTCAACAACACGATTGTGACCATCACTGACCGTCAAGGCAATGCTCTTTCTTGGGCGACTGCAGGTGGTTCAGGTTTCCGTGGTTCTCGTAAGTCTACTCCATTCGCTGCACAGGTTGCTGCGGAGCGTGCAGGTGTTGCTGCACAAGAGTACGGTCTTAAGAACCTAGAAGTATTCATCAAAGGTCCAGGTCCAGGCCGTGAGTCTGCTGTTCGTGCATTGAATGCTGCTGGTTACCGTATCACTAACATCACTGACGTGACGCCAATTCCACACAATGGTTGTCGTCCACCGAAGAAACGTCGCGTATAA
- the rpsM gene encoding 30S ribosomal protein S13: MARIAGINVPDHKHAVIGLTSIYGVGKTRAKAILAATGIAETTKIGELNDETLDILREEVGKYTVEGDLRREVTLNIKRLMDLGCFRGLRHRRSLPLRGQRTKTNARTRKGPRKPIKK, from the coding sequence GTGGCCCGTATCGCAGGCATTAACGTTCCTGATCATAAGCATGCTGTTATCGGTTTAACAAGCATCTATGGTGTAGGTAAAACTCGCGCTAAGGCGATCTTAGCTGCGACAGGTATCGCTGAAACTACTAAAATCGGCGAGTTAAATGACGAAACACTTGACATCCTTCGTGAAGAAGTTGGCAAGTACACTGTTGAAGGTGATCTTCGTCGTGAAGTTACACTAAACATCAAGCGTCTTATGGACCTTGGTTGTTTCCGTGGCTTACGTCACCGTCGTTCGCTACCACTACGTGGTCAGCGTACTAAGACTAACGCGCGTACTCGTAAGGGTCCTCGCAAGCCTATCAAGAAATAA
- the rpmJ gene encoding 50S ribosomal protein L36 codes for MKVRASVKKICRNCKVIKRAGVVRVICSEPKHKQRQG; via the coding sequence ATGAAAGTACGTGCTTCCGTTAAGAAAATTTGCCGTAACTGCAAAGTAATCAAGCGTGCAGGTGTTGTACGTGTGATCTGCAGTGAGCCAAAGCACAAGCAAAGGCAAGGCTAA